TGATCACGATTGCAGGCGGCAAGCTGACAGGCTACCGGAAAATGTCCGAACTCGTCGTGGATCGCGCGGTACGGGAGCTGGGCCGCTTGCGTGGGCAGAGCTTTCGGGCATGCCGCACGAGGCATATCCCGATTTCGGGCGGCAATGTAGGCGGCTCGGCGGGCTGGGACGCTTTCGTGAGCAAGCAAGCCGCAGCGGGTGCCGCGCTCGGTCTGTCGCCAGAAACCGCCAGAGCATGGGCTGCTCGCTATGGCTCAAATGTGGAGCGACTGTTCGCCATAGCGACACGGAGCGTGAAGAACGCCACCGAGACGGAAGCGGCGTTGCCTATAGAAGTGCGTGTTCCACTTCTGTACGCGATGGAACAGGAAATGACGGTGACACCGTCTGACTTTTTCATACGTCGCACTGGAGCACTGTTCTTTCAGATTGACGAGGTGAAGCGCTGGAAGCAGGCTGTCATTGCATGGATGTCCGAGTACGCAGGCTGGAGCGCCGAGCAAGAACGCCAATATACGGCTGAGCTGGATGCTTATCTGTATGAAGCTGTGACACCTGTAGAGGTAGGGGCGGAACCCAGCGCTGTTAAAGCCATCTGATACAACGTGAGGGATGCGTATCCTTTACCGCTCCGCTTCTCTACAATCGTTTCGTTTCTCACCACTGCTTTAAGCGAAAAAGGGTCCTACAAAACAAAAGCAGCGATTCTCTATTCATAAGAGAATCGCTGCTTCATTGTATACAGATGGCTTACAGCATCAGGTGGAACAGGAATGGGGCAGCCGCCAAGGTAAAGAGAGCGGCGAGCACCATCGAGATGCTGGAAATCGTACCTGTCAACGAACTGAACTCGAACGCTTTGGAAGTACCCGTACCATGAGCACCGGTACCAAGCAATACCCCGCGTGAAACCTCATTTTCAATCCGAAACAGTTTGACGATCATCGGGCCGATAATAAGACCGCTCAATCCGGTCAGAATAACGAATACAGCCGTGACCGTCGGATTACCGCCAATCGTTTGCGATACATTCATCGCAATAGGTGTCGTAATGGAGCGAGGAATCAGGCTGCTCAGCAGCGAGGAGTCCAGGTGCATCCACTTGGCGAGCGCCATGGAGGACAGCACGGCTACGACAGATCCAGATAACACGCTAAGCACGATTTGAGCCGCGTGTTTTTTTAACACAGGGAAATATCGGTACAAAGGGACAGCAAATGCAATCGTAGCTGGCTGTAGCAGCATGGATAGAAAATGAGCGCCTGAATTATAAGAACGGTAGTTCACACCCGTCAGCGTCAAAATCAAAATGATAACCACAGGTGTAATGAGCAATGGGGACAAATACACCTTGGGCAATGTGCGGTACATGCGTTTGGCCATCCAGTAAATAGCAAGTGTTAATATAATACATAGAAGACCGGTCATGATGATTTATGCTCCTTTCGTTTGCCAAGCAGACTGGCGATCATACCTGTGCAGGCCATCACCAGGAAGGTGCCGAGCAGCACGACCAGCATAATGCTCATGCCGTCGTGTTCCAGCATCGGCCAATAATTCATAACGCCAACAGCGGAGGGAATAAAGAATAATAGCAGCTCGGCCAGCAACCAGTTAGCGCCAACCTCGATCCAGCTTAGTCGAACCACGCCCGTTTGCAGCAGAATAAAGAGAATCAGCATACCGATGATACTACCGGGTACAGGCAGGTGGAGCCAGGAGACCACCGCGTTCAGGATGAGCGAAAAGGCCATCAGGACGGCGATCTGAAGGACACCGCGTATGAAGCTTTTCATATATAAAGTCTCCTATCTTCGAGATCCGTTATTTTCAAACTGTAATGAAATTTTACATCACAAGCTTTCATGAGTAAAATGCATATAAAGAATGAAGTCTATTCCGTTTGTCTATGGAAGAAGGTGTAGCTTTGGATATCCGACATTTGCAATATTTTCTGGAAGTCGCGCGGTTGCGCAGCTTTACGAAGGCAGCCCAGAGCATGTTTATTACCCAGCCGACGATCAGTAAGACGATTAAAAGCCTGGAAGAAGAATTGGGAGTTACTCTGTTCGATCGGATTGGCAAAAAAATCGAACTGACGGATGCGGGCAAGGTCATTGAGCTTCAGGCCCAAGCGATTGTGAAGTCCTTTCAGAGCCTGTCCTCGGAACTGAGTGATTTGATGAACCTGAAAAAAGGACATATCCGCATTGGTCTGCCTCCTATGGTCGGATCGAGCTTTTTTCCGCGTGTCATTGGAGAATTTCACAAGGCCTTTCCCGATGTAACCATTCAATTGTTCGAGGATGGAGCGAAGAAAGTGGAGCAGGACGTAGAAGCTGGCGCGCTGGATATCGGGGTGATTGTGCTGCCACCGGTTGGCGATATGTTCGAGACATTCCTATTTGTGGAGGAAAAGTTGAATCTGCTCGTTCATCCTACACATGCATTGGCTGAGTGCAAGGAGGTGCCGCTATCTGCGTTAGCAGAGGAGGCGTTTGTGCTGTTCCGTGAGGATTTTACGCTGCATGACCGTATCATTGCCGAATGTGTTCGTGCCGGCTTTCAGCCGCGTGTAGTCTACGAAAGCTCTCAATGGGATTTGATTAGCGAAATGGTTGCTGCCAACCTGGGAGTAGCGTTATTGCCAGAGGCGATATGCCGGGATTTGGATTCCGAACGTTTGCGTGTTCTTCCGCTGGTGGACCCTGTCATTCCTTGGCATTTGGGGATGATTTGGCGGAACGATCGGTATCTGTCCTTTGCTGCCAGAGAGTGGATATCCTTCACACAGCGATTGTTGCGGACAGAATATGGCGGAAGTCGTCGGTGAGAAGGACGGAAGTGGCTTACATCATAAAAAAGCTGCCCTGAGGGGCAGCGAAGTAGCTTGCTTTTATGAGTGTGTTTGGTTGATTGCGCGCTTGGTGTGAAGGTACTTGTCCATAATACGGTCAAGCCTGGAGGATTTGTCCAATACACGTTCATCTCTTAATCCGTGTAAGTCAGCCATGCGATTCAGTTCACGGCGTTCTTTTTCCATGAGTTTTTCCAATTGTTCGAGGTTCACAAAGCCCACCCCCCATGTCGATTGTAAGGCATGTCTCCACTAGCGGCAGAAGTTTTTTTGATAACGATGTTATTTCCATTTTACCACTTTTTATTAACATTAATCCAGCTTTCCTGACATTTAGCGACTAATAATTATGGTTTTGCCAACTTTACCCGATTGCGTCCTGACCGTTTAGCTTCATATAATGCTTCGTCTGCTTTTTCGAGTAAGTGCCTTGATGCAATGACAGGAGAACTGCCTGCTCCGATGGATACGGTTAAAGAGATTATGGTTCCGTCATTCAAGAGAAAACATTCATTTTCCACAGCTTTCCGAATCTTCTCAGCAAAGCTTGCCGCCTTTTCGGTATCACAATCTCCGAGTAAAATTGCAAATTCCTCTCCGCCCTTACGGGAGGGATATGCTCTTGTTGTAGATTCCCGGTTTAACAGAATTCCCAGTTGGCTTAAGACGGTGTCTCCGTTCAAATGGCCATACGTATCATTAATTTTTTTAAAGTGGTCAATATCTAGCATCACGAGTCCAAAGGGTTTTTTTGTAGTCTTGGAAGCATGAAGTACCTCTTCGAACAGCGCATCAAAAGCACGCGGACTGTATAACCCGGTTAAATGATCCCGGTTTGCAGCTTCTTCCAGCAGATGAATAGCCCGTTCTGTTTTTCTGATATGGGACATCATAAAATAAGTGAACAAGCCGCCCAGCATCTTAACGGTTGTGATTATTATAATAGTTTCCGAATTCGGAGGATTAGCCACAAAGAAAGTAGATAACAGCGACACAACAACAGCTCCAAGCACGGCTGACATCCATTTGCTGAGTGTTAGCCTTTTTTCTCGAATAAAGATAAGTGAAACGACTAATGTCATGAAGCAATTGACAGTAGCAGTCAAAGAAATATCCGTCCAACCTCCAGTGATGTAAATACGGTACAGGCTTATGATCAGGGTGGTCAGCAGACCGGATACCGATCCCCCCATATAAACAGATATGATAATCGCCAGTTGGCGCAGATCAACCACAAAGTGCCCACGGATCCATAAACCGGTCATCATTAACAGAATGCCAAACAGACCCAGCATTAAACCGTTCATTACCCGATGAATGAGTGCGTGGTTTTTCAGGTAACGTTCATATTTCCGGGAAAATAAATTTCCAAAGAATAAGAAGCTCGTTAATAACGCAAAATTGTTAATTAATTCTTTTAACATATCCCTGTCCTTTATGCTGTAATGTGAATTGTAGTATCGTTGGGAATAAAGTAAAAGGCCTCGTTTCTATATTTCGGTAAAAAGTAGATATGAATGAATACCAATCGACCACAAACGATTCTTATGTCCCTTACGTTTCGTTGATCTACGTGGTACAGTGTAAGGACTATGACCGGAACGGGTGATCGTATGAAGGAACCAATTCACATTTCGGTGCGTCCACTTGTGGAATATGTGCATCGAAGTGGCAGCATTCAGAGCGGCTTTCGTTCGAATAGCAGTATGCAGGAAGGAACTCGCGTGCATCAGGTTATCCAGAAAGGTTACAAGGAGCATGACCGCAAAGAGGTGCATTTACGTACAGAAATTTTGTATGAGGGTGAATTGTTTATCATTGAAGGCCGCTGTGACGGACTGATTGAGCTGGATGGCGTATGGACGGTTGATGAAATTAAATCAATCTCTCAGCCCCTCGAAGATATTCAGGGGGACGGCCAGCCGGTGCACTGGGCACAAGCATTTCTGTATGCCTATATGATTGCTCGTGAGGAACAGCATCATTCCATGCAAGTTCAACTTACTTATGTACAAGCACACAGTGAAAATATTCGCCGCTTTAGACGGATGCTAGCTTTTGCAGAGCTGGAGGCTTTCGCTCAGGAAATGATTGCTGGTTATGCACCGTATGCATTCCTGCTGAGAGCACATGCGGAGAAGAGGGATACCAGTATTGCTATGTTGGAGTTTCCTTTTGACACGTATCGCTCAGGTCAACGAACTCTAGCGGGTTCGGTGTATAAGACGATTGCCGAAGGGGTTAACCTGTTTGCCAAAGCACCCACAGGTATCGGTAAAACGGTATCCACTTTGTATCCTGCGATTAAGGCGATCGGCGAAGGACTGGCTAGGCGAGTATATTATGTAACGGCGCGTACCACCACTCGGGCAGCAGCTGAAGAGGCATATGCCCGAATGCAGGCCCGAGGTCTGCACATGCATGTGGTAACGTTGACGGCGAAGGATAAAATTTGCTTCAAGGATGAAAATGATTGTGATGCAGGAGCATGCAGCATGTGCGAGGGCTATTACGACCGGATTAACGGTGCGGTGTCCGATATTTTGGCGAATGAGACGTTAATGACGCGGGCGGTGATTGAGCATTATGCGCGCAAGCATAAGGTATGTCCCTTTGAATTTTCGCTAGATGTGGCGTATGCCTCGGATGGTATAATCAGTGATTATAATTATGTTTTTGATCCACGAATTTCTCTGAAAAGATTGCTGGAGGAGCACAAGCGAAAAGGCGTTGTGCTGGTGGATGAGGCACATAATCTGGTGGAACGCGGTCGGGACATGTTTTCGGCGGAAATCCTGAAATCTTCTTTTTTGGAACTGAAGAGAGAATTTAAGTTGCTTAGCCCTGAGATTGCTGCGGC
This window of the Paenibacillus polymyxa genome carries:
- a CDS encoding ATP-dependent DNA helicase, which produces MTGTGDRMKEPIHISVRPLVEYVHRSGSIQSGFRSNSSMQEGTRVHQVIQKGYKEHDRKEVHLRTEILYEGELFIIEGRCDGLIELDGVWTVDEIKSISQPLEDIQGDGQPVHWAQAFLYAYMIAREEQHHSMQVQLTYVQAHSENIRRFRRMLAFAELEAFAQEMIAGYAPYAFLLRAHAEKRDTSIAMLEFPFDTYRSGQRTLAGSVYKTIAEGVNLFAKAPTGIGKTVSTLYPAIKAIGEGLARRVYYVTARTTTRAAAEEAYARMQARGLHMHVVTLTAKDKICFKDENDCDAGACSMCEGYYDRINGAVSDILANETLMTRAVIEHYARKHKVCPFEFSLDVAYASDGIISDYNYVFDPRISLKRLLEEHKRKGVVLVDEAHNLVERGRDMFSAEILKSSFLELKREFKLLSPEIAAAASAVNAHMITLRKLHADTGKAVETSAPQGVLELLVPFVEAAERELVAGSSTSRASSEGTAYALLLDTYFTAQNMLRIAALYDERYVTYIEAGRSEVRIKLFCLDPSHLLGQAVKNYHSTIYFSATLTPLAYYRDMLGASEEDYTLQVPSPFHQEQWDVRLLPLSIRYRDRERSKGAIADMLAGLVAERKGNVLVFFPSYPYLREVYEEFMLRDVSADTLVQSPGMTEPERDRFLDTFQPGQERTLLGFAVLGGVFAEGVDLPGDRLNGVVVVGVGLPQIGAERDVLRDYFSEQGRNGFNYAYVYPGMNKVLQAGGRLIRTEHDEGLLVLVDDRFAKEPYASLLPDEWKSYRLTEQAGLRKEWMDYEF
- a CDS encoding CidA/LrgA family protein — its product is MKSFIRGVLQIAVLMAFSLILNAVVSWLHLPVPGSIIGMLILFILLQTGVVRLSWIEVGANWLLAELLLFFIPSAVGVMNYWPMLEHDGMSIMLVVLLGTFLVMACTGMIASLLGKRKEHKSS
- a CDS encoding CidB/LrgB family autolysis modulator produces the protein MTGLLCIILTLAIYWMAKRMYRTLPKVYLSPLLITPVVIILILTLTGVNYRSYNSGAHFLSMLLQPATIAFAVPLYRYFPVLKKHAAQIVLSVLSGSVVAVLSSMALAKWMHLDSSLLSSLIPRSITTPIAMNVSQTIGGNPTVTAVFVILTGLSGLIIGPMIVKLFRIENEVSRGVLLGTGAHGTGTSKAFEFSSLTGTISSISMVLAALFTLAAAPFLFHLML
- a CDS encoding diguanylate cyclase: MLKELINNFALLTSFLFFGNLFSRKYERYLKNHALIHRVMNGLMLGLFGILLMMTGLWIRGHFVVDLRQLAIIISVYMGGSVSGLLTTLIISLYRIYITGGWTDISLTATVNCFMTLVVSLIFIREKRLTLSKWMSAVLGAVVVSLLSTFFVANPPNSETIIIITTVKMLGGLFTYFMMSHIRKTERAIHLLEEAANRDHLTGLYSPRAFDALFEEVLHASKTTKKPFGLVMLDIDHFKKINDTYGHLNGDTVLSQLGILLNRESTTRAYPSRKGGEEFAILLGDCDTEKAASFAEKIRKAVENECFLLNDGTIISLTVSIGAGSSPVIASRHLLEKADEALYEAKRSGRNRVKLAKP
- the cidR gene encoding cidABC operon transcriptional activator CidR gives rise to the protein MDIRHLQYFLEVARLRSFTKAAQSMFITQPTISKTIKSLEEELGVTLFDRIGKKIELTDAGKVIELQAQAIVKSFQSLSSELSDLMNLKKGHIRIGLPPMVGSSFFPRVIGEFHKAFPDVTIQLFEDGAKKVEQDVEAGALDIGVIVLPPVGDMFETFLFVEEKLNLLVHPTHALAECKEVPLSALAEEAFVLFREDFTLHDRIIAECVRAGFQPRVVYESSQWDLISEMVAANLGVALLPEAICRDLDSERLRVLPLVDPVIPWHLGMIWRNDRYLSFAAREWISFTQRLLRTEYGGSRR
- a CDS encoding aspartyl-phosphate phosphatase Spo0E family protein, which produces MNLEQLEKLMEKERRELNRMADLHGLRDERVLDKSSRLDRIMDKYLHTKRAINQTHS